The Caulobacter sp. FWC2 region CCAGAAGATCGGCGGACGGGTGATCTACGCACTGCCGACGTTATCGCGTGGGTCGAGACCGGCGCCAGAGGCTCGACGTCTGACGTCCGGCCAGGGCTGTCACCTGCCAAGAAGCATTTCGCTGCCCAACGCACACGCGGTCTCGGTGCCGAAGCCGCGCCTGCGCCTGTCGCCAGAAAGCAGCCTCTCCCGCCAGCAACAATGGGTGATGGGGTGGACGCCCCCCGAGGGCATCTACGTGCCAGAGTGAGGAGTGTTGAACTTCACTCGAGGGAGGCGCCCATGGGCGAGCTTACCATCATCGGGCTGGATATCGCGAAGTCAGTGTTCCAGGCCCACGGAGCCGATGCAGCAGGCACGGTTACGTTCCACAAGAAGCTTGGGCGAGGCCGGCTGCTGGCGTTTTTCGCCGGGCAACCTCGCTGCTTGGTCGCCATGGAGGCCTGCGCTGGAGCCCATCACTGGGGCCGTGAGCTGGCGGCGCTCGGCCATACGGTCAAATTGATCCCGCCGGCCTACGTGAAGCCGTTCGTGAAGGGGCAGAAGAACGACGAGGCCGATGCGGAGGTCATCTGCGAGGCGGCCCAGCGGCCGACGATGCGCTTCGTGCCCGTGAAGAGCCGCGAGCAGCAGGCCAGCGGCGTGGTGTTCCGCGCCAGGGATCTGCTGGTGCGCCAGCGCACGCAGATCATGAACGGCCTGCGCGGCCACTTGGCCGAGTTCGGCTATGTCGCCCCAAAGGGCGTGATGTACGTCGAGCGCCTGGTCGCCGAGATCGAGGATCCCGAGAGCCGACTGCCGCTGGCCGCCCGCGTGAGCCTGCAGGTCATGGTACGGATTCTGGCCTCGCTGCAGACAGAGATCGCCAGCCTGGATGCCGAGATCGCCCGTCGCGCCAAGGAGGATCCCGTTGCTCGGCGGCTGATGACAATCCCAGGCATTGGACCTGTCACGGCCTCGGCGATGGTCGCCCTGGCGCCGGGAGCGGAGGCCTTCCGCTGCGGGCGGGACTTCTCGGCTTGGCTGGGCGTGACGCCTGTCCAGCGATCAAGTGGCGGCAAACAGAAGCTTGGCCAGATCACCAAGGCCGGCGAGCGAACGTTGCGACGACTGCTGGTGATCGGCGCCAGCGCCGTGATCAAGCAGGCCTTGATCCGCGGCGCGCCGCCCGGATCGTGGCTGGCCCAGATGCTGGCCCGCAAGCCGCGGATGCTGGTGGCCGTGGCGCTGGCGAACAAGACCGCGAGGATCATTTGGGCGCTGCTGGCCAGGGGCGGCGTCTACAGGGCTCCGGTGCTGGCGGCCTAACGGCCGCTGGCTCCAGAGGCGTCGAAGCGTAGTCGGACGACGGAGGGTATGGCGCACAGTCGGTGAGACGGGATCGGGAAAACCAGGGCTTTCCACCGTGCCTCTTGAGCACGCTATGGGTGATTTGGACCTGATCCGCGAACTTCCATACAGGCCAGCGCTTAAGGGCGCACAACAGGCCGGACAGATGGCAGCATCCGATCGAGCGTCAGAACTTCAAAAACCGTCTTGCGCTGAAGGGGGCGTCCACAGATGGGAAGCGGACCACGCCTCTTTAAATAATGGCTTCGCTAAGCGGATCGTCGCCGAACGAGATGGCGATCTCCAGCAGGAGTAAGGGACCAGTAGCCGTTCCTATCCTTCACACCGCGCTTCTTAATGCCGACGTCTATAAGACCAAGCGCTCTGAATTGGATGATGACTTCATTGAAGCATTCCGGCTCAATCTTGGCGTAGGAATTATGCACAAGAATTTGATCTTTCTCAAGATGAGCGAGAACATGGAAGCGCGAGAGAATTCCCTCAATCGCTTGGCTTGTGGCTTCGTTGATCAACGCAGGCCCGAGGTCTCGAAAGATATCATCCCAAGTGACGTTCGCCTCCCAGTCCGCCCTGTAAGTCCCTTCGGATTTTTCGTAAATTTGGTGCGTGCCGAATAGCTTGCACTGGTCACTGCCACCCTCCAGATCTTCATCCACCGTCTGGGCGGTTTCAGCGCGAAGTTTCTGGTTCTCTGCGGCCAAGGTATTGATCTTCTCCCGTAGCTCAATTGGAGAGGCACCGTCGTTCCGGACCCAACCGGGGCGAGGGTTGATCTTTATCTCGCGCACGAGAGCGCGAGACACCAATCCGCCGAGTTGCTTGCCGTCAGACCACTGGCCGACTGGATGGGCGGCCATAACTCTCGACCTGAAGGCCTCCAATTTTGTGCGACCGGGGGCCTCTAATTCACTCTTCCCCATTGGAATGGTCTCTGGAGCTGAGTGGACAAACGCCAAGATCGGGCCGCCGAAGGTATGGTCCCTCGACACGAGCCCGGCCGTCGCACGGATGCTCCCGCGCCTCAACTGTCCCGTAATTGCGTCGGCGCCGTCCCGGCGTCCCCCGTCCAAAGGAAAACGGCCGATCCCAAAAGGATCGGCCGCACAGACGCCATTCAGCGCCCCGCCCTAACCTACTGAACAAGGGGACGCCGCCGCAACCAGGTGCGGCGGCGTCCAGCCCTCAATATTCCTCGGCCAACAACAAGGTCAGCACCCGGTGGGTCACGGCCGGGTCGGCCGGATCGGGTGAAGCCATGCAGAGGTCGAGGTCGTAATAGTCGATTTTCCAGAACAGCCGCGCGCGGCCGACCGTGACCGCGCCAAAGTCACGCTCGGCATAGGGATCGTTGTCCTCGGAGAAGTCCGAAAACCGCGTGACGGCGGCGAAGGCGCTGGCCTGATCGGCCACCGACGGCCCGCGCACGCCGGGGGTCAGCAGCCAGCCCGCGCCGGGCTCGGCCCGGCAGGCGTCGTTCAACGCCGCGATAGCGGCGGCATGGTCTTGCTCGGTCATTGAAGTCTCTCCCTCAGGGGTTCGGGTTCAGGCGCAAAGCGCGCCTGAACCCGGCGCCCGTCGGCGAGACCGGGTGTGCAAACGGAGGGGCGGCTTTGCGGGGACCCGGCTGCAGGGCGTCGTTGACCGATAGCCAAGCCCTGCCCGTTTCGCCCGAAGCTGGGCGGAAGCCGATCCGCAGTGCGCCGAGGGCGGAGCCCTAAGACCCGCGCCCGCCAAGGCGGGCGCCCCCGAACAATGAAGCCTGCACAGGAGCCCGCGCAAAGCGCGTGGCGGGAGGCGGCGTCGAGCGTCCGGCGGCAGGCCAAAGGCTGCCCGAAAGGGTCACGCCCGAGGGAGCGGCGAAAGCCGCAGGACCGAGCGTGACCGCCGGACGCTCACCGTGTCGGTGAAGCCGCGCGCGAAAGCGCGCGGCGAGAACCCTCTTTTGGCTCGGGTTTCCAAGTCCGGGATCGTTCCCCGAAGCGACGCGGTCGGCCGAGCACCATAAAGACGCCGCATGCCTGTCTTTCTAGCCGGCAGTACGCTCGCGCGAGGTTGGGGTTTGCAGTGGCGAGCGATGAGCGCAAGCCTCCAGGCATGCCCAAGCAGCGACCTTCTTCCTGTACCGTCGACCTGGACCTCTATGACTACCTAAATATTTTTCCGCCGCGACTACCAACACCCCCTGCCCCGCGCGCCTCCCTGTCGGTCACCGATGATTGGCCCTCTGCCGTGCCCATCGGCATGCGGGAAATCGAAGTGACCGAGACCCATTTGGAGAAGGTGCTGGCCGAATTGCTCGGATCCTTGCCCTGATCCCAGGAGCATCGGCATGGCCCGCAAGCCTCGTCTGCAAACCGCCGCCCCCGTTGTCACCAAAGCGGCACTCTATCTCAGAGTTTCCACCGGCCGCCAGGCCGAGAGCGACCTATCGATCCCCGATCAACAGCGGCAGCTGGCGGCGTATTGCGCAACGAAGGGCTGGACCGTCGATCAGGAGTTCGTTGAGCCT contains the following coding sequences:
- a CDS encoding IS110 family transposase; its protein translation is MGELTIIGLDIAKSVFQAHGADAAGTVTFHKKLGRGRLLAFFAGQPRCLVAMEACAGAHHWGRELAALGHTVKLIPPAYVKPFVKGQKNDEADAEVICEAAQRPTMRFVPVKSREQQASGVVFRARDLLVRQRTQIMNGLRGHLAEFGYVAPKGVMYVERLVAEIEDPESRLPLAARVSLQVMVRILASLQTEIASLDAEIARRAKEDPVARRLMTIPGIGPVTASAMVALAPGAEAFRCGRDFSAWLGVTPVQRSSGGKQKLGQITKAGERTLRRLLVIGASAVIKQALIRGAPPGSWLAQMLARKPRMLVAVALANKTARIIWALLARGGVYRAPVLAA
- a CDS encoding DUF3768 domain-containing protein, which encodes MTEQDHAAAIAALNDACRAEPGAGWLLTPGVRGPSVADQASAFAAVTRFSDFSEDNDPYAERDFGAVTVGRARLFWKIDYYDLDLCMASPDPADPAVTHRVLTLLLAEEY